A single Crateriforma conspicua DNA region contains:
- a CDS encoding serine/threonine-protein kinase, which yields MSGQPSTPNPTLLDDASRGFVRRAMAGGLVELDDVKKVVASLLADQTTLTPESLAEGLVAAGILTDWQSQKVLAGKSKGFYLGSYRLLRPLGRGGMGMVFLGEHQIMKRLMALKILPSEQLADERRIQRFKDEARASAQLDHPNIVRAYDCAEAGGKVYIVMEYVDGADLQQAVARDGVMPVATAIDAVRQAAEGLSHAHARGIIHRDIKPSNLMLGRDGVVKVSDMGLARIGFNFDDGGKSSKRLTGTADYVAPEQAIDSRSIDSRADIYSLGCTFYFLLTGRPPFSGSSLQQRLAKHQTAPVPDVRSVRDDCPAAVADLIKRMMAKRPSDRPPSMSDLLVQLKQIRGVPMTDQTGSLRSFAHPDDTTSMAVSGQQTVFEESSISSSGGDESGLSGDPTESLDGFDFSDLPDLPAPGAASAVDSMGPLGHASPPPPPRAAGRTAGGKPASDGGGNSQQVLLGIGLAFAALALVAVLGMMAYTFSRPLEQSRPRLKQFDSKDGTLIIVDE from the coding sequence ATGTCTGGTCAACCATCGACCCCGAATCCCACCCTGCTAGATGACGCTTCGCGCGGATTCGTCCGGCGTGCGATGGCCGGTGGGCTGGTGGAGTTGGACGACGTCAAGAAGGTCGTGGCATCGTTGCTGGCCGATCAGACCACGTTGACCCCGGAAAGCTTGGCCGAGGGTCTGGTGGCGGCCGGGATTTTGACCGACTGGCAATCACAGAAGGTGCTGGCCGGTAAAAGCAAGGGCTTCTATCTGGGCAGTTACCGGTTGCTGCGACCGTTGGGCCGTGGCGGCATGGGGATGGTGTTTCTGGGGGAACACCAAATCATGAAGCGTCTGATGGCGCTGAAGATTTTGCCGTCCGAGCAGTTGGCCGATGAACGTCGAATCCAGCGTTTCAAAGACGAGGCACGTGCATCGGCCCAGCTGGATCATCCGAACATTGTGCGTGCGTACGATTGTGCGGAAGCCGGCGGCAAAGTTTATATCGTCATGGAATATGTTGACGGTGCCGATTTGCAGCAGGCAGTCGCCCGTGACGGGGTGATGCCCGTCGCCACCGCGATTGACGCGGTTCGCCAAGCGGCCGAAGGCCTTTCGCATGCTCACGCCCGGGGCATCATTCACCGTGACATCAAACCATCCAATTTGATGCTGGGGCGTGACGGCGTTGTCAAAGTCAGTGACATGGGGCTGGCACGCATTGGTTTTAATTTCGATGACGGCGGCAAATCGTCCAAACGTCTGACCGGGACCGCCGATTACGTGGCACCGGAACAAGCGATCGACAGCCGCAGCATCGATTCGCGGGCCGATATCTATTCGCTGGGATGCACGTTCTATTTCCTGCTGACCGGCCGTCCGCCGTTCAGCGGCAGCTCGTTACAGCAGCGGTTGGCGAAACACCAAACTGCGCCGGTGCCCGATGTACGGTCGGTGCGTGATGATTGTCCGGCCGCGGTTGCCGATTTGATCAAGCGGATGATGGCCAAGCGGCCTTCGGATCGACCGCCGTCGATGTCCGACTTGTTGGTCCAGCTGAAGCAGATCCGTGGGGTTCCCATGACGGATCAAACGGGATCGCTGCGTTCGTTTGCACACCCCGATGACACCACATCCATGGCCGTGTCGGGACAGCAGACGGTTTTCGAGGAAAGTTCCATCTCCTCCAGCGGTGGCGACGAAAGCGGCCTCAGTGGCGATCCCACCGAATCGTTGGACGGGTTTGATTTTTCGGATCTGCCCGATTTGCCGGCTCCCGGGGCTGCGTCCGCCGTTGATTCGATGGGGCCGTTGGGGCATGCTTCGCCGCCGCCGCCGCCACGTGCGGCCGGTCGTACGGCGGGCGGAAAACCGGCATCCGATGGCGGCGGCAACAGTCAGCAGGTCTTGCTGGGGATCGGTTTGGCTTTCGCCGCCTTGGCGTTGGTGGCCGTTTTAGGCATGATGGCTTACACGTTTTCTCGTCCTTTGGAGCAATCCAGGCCGCGGTTGAAGCAGTTCGACAGCAAGGACGGCACCCTGATCATCGTCGACGAATAG
- the truA gene encoding tRNA pseudouridine(38-40) synthase TruA, whose translation MTSPRTFKLTVAYDGTDFSGWQIQPGRMTIQGWLERSVAKLAGARVHVVGSGRTDAGVHAIAQVASCTMPRWNAPAQKLATAINVALPDSILVTDAVDAPDDFHAIRDSVSKRYRYQLQNGGNRNPLEHRYWYRLRKRVDLDAMAEAAQLIVGRKDFACFQSAGAPRTTTVRHVTACDIIPLPDGPWGESRLAIEVQADGFLYNMVRNIVGTLIYVGLGKHPPCWVTELLAEKKRELAGPTAPPNGLFLKSVWYGPNDPGAIEASHGHQSAPSG comes from the coding sequence ATGACGTCGCCACGAACGTTCAAGTTGACCGTCGCCTATGACGGCACCGATTTCAGCGGCTGGCAAATTCAACCCGGTCGCATGACGATCCAGGGTTGGTTGGAACGGTCGGTCGCGAAGTTGGCCGGCGCGCGTGTTCATGTCGTCGGCAGCGGGCGGACCGATGCCGGCGTTCACGCGATCGCCCAGGTCGCCAGCTGTACGATGCCGCGATGGAATGCGCCGGCCCAAAAACTGGCCACGGCGATCAATGTGGCCCTGCCGGATTCGATCTTGGTCACCGATGCGGTCGACGCGCCGGACGATTTCCATGCGATTCGTGATTCGGTCAGCAAGCGGTATCGGTACCAATTGCAAAACGGCGGCAACCGCAATCCGCTGGAACACCGGTACTGGTATCGGCTGCGAAAACGGGTCGACTTGGATGCCATGGCCGAAGCGGCCCAGTTGATCGTCGGGCGCAAGGATTTTGCGTGCTTTCAATCGGCCGGGGCCCCGCGAACCACCACGGTCCGTCACGTGACCGCGTGTGACATCATCCCGTTGCCCGACGGGCCGTGGGGCGAATCGCGTTTGGCGATCGAGGTTCAGGCCGATGGGTTTTTGTACAACATGGTCCGCAATATTGTGGGGACGCTGATCTATGTGGGGCTGGGCAAGCATCCGCCGTGCTGGGTGACGGAATTGTTGGCTGAAAAAAAGCGTGAACTGGCCGGTCCCACCGCTCCGCCGAACGGTTTGTTCTTGAAGTCGGTCTGGTACGGTCCAAACGACCCGGGGGCGATCGAGGCGTCCCACGGGCATCAAAGTGCACCCTCCGGCTGA